A stretch of Arachis hypogaea cultivar Tifrunner chromosome 15, arahy.Tifrunner.gnm2.J5K5, whole genome shotgun sequence DNA encodes these proteins:
- the LOC112751237 gene encoding protein SPEAR3, whose product MGSSYFGEPNMNNDSRGGSSRKGKKNNQEKQPKQPQRGLGVAQLEKIRLHGEIASTYNNPNHPPLHHHHPSNYPSNFTNEDPRVQTPYYSSVPSSSSFSYSSSSTSYSSPSYGFQPNVVMGLQEYERTNIRYGDSQTTNTARWEHANAIMEPQHNTTTIPFLNLYDSKKHRDGSSSQNSESSDNQEPDLELRLSL is encoded by the exons ATGGGAAGCAGCTATTTTGGAGAACCAAACATGAACAATGATAGTAGAGGAGGATCTTcaagaaaagggaagaagaacAATCAAGAGAAGCAACCAAAGCAACCACAAAGAGGACTTGGTGTTGCTCAATTGGAAAAGATTAGATTACATGGTGAAATTGCTTCTACTTACAATAATCCTAATCACCctcctcttcatcatcatcatccatctaATTACCCCTCTAATTTCACCAAT GAAGATCCAAGAGTGCAAACACCATACTACTCATCAgtgccatcatcatcatcattttcttaCTCATCTTCATCTACATCATACTCATCACCCTCCTATGGATTCCAACCCAACGTTGTG ATGGGCCTACAAGAATATGAAAGGACAAACATAAGATATGGAGATTCTCAGACAACTAATACAGCAAG ATGGGAACATGCAAATGCCATCATGGAGCCTCAGCACAACACTACTACTATACCTTTTCTTAACCTATAT GACTCAAAAAAGCATAGAGATGGTTCAAGCAGTCAGAACTCTGAATCAAGTGACAATCAAGAACCAGATTTGGAGCTAAGATTATCTCTTTGA